A single Pedobacter sp. PACM 27299 DNA region contains:
- a CDS encoding glycoside hydrolase family 43 protein, with translation MEAETIIKKRPLWRNGLWIASFLLCGGTVLAQAPKDVKRSAVNIASAAGESSVPFKTSISKVWVADLGNGKYKNPVLNADYSDPDAIRVGDDYYMIASSFDGVPGLPILHSKDLVNWSIIGHALIRQIPEAHFSKTQHGNGVWAPAIRYHKGEFYIYYPDPDFGIYLIKAKDPREAWSAPVMVAEGKGLIDPCPLWDEDGKVYLAYAYAGSRAGIKSVLAVKRLNEAGDQAIDPGQLVYDGHEDDPTIEGPKFYKRNGYYYLFAPAGGVATGWQLVLRSKNVYGPYERKVVMDQGKSPINGPHQGAWVDTPGGEDWFLHFQDKGPYGRVVHLQPMKWVKDWPVIGMDAGGTGIGTPVLEYKKPAVAKVYPISTPAESDEFNENRMGLQWQWQANPQATWAFMNPGKGSIRLFTQTGPEEMNNYWEVPNLLLQKFPAEAFMATAKITFNASVKLEEEKVGLIIMGRSYANLALKSNKGILSLVYTSCMDAARGKKEQEIKIADWKEGLAKEKMKGNFIPPISHVQAEDVYLRVQVKEGAVCTFSYSLDGKTFKPIPGSFQAEEGQWIGAKMGLFAVKKGKSNDSGYADVDWFRVESIK, from the coding sequence ATGGAAGCCGAAACAATAATTAAAAAGCGCCCTTTGTGGAGAAATGGTTTATGGATTGCAAGTTTTCTCCTATGCGGCGGAACGGTGCTGGCACAAGCTCCGAAAGATGTAAAAAGAAGCGCTGTCAACATTGCAAGCGCTGCAGGGGAAAGTTCAGTACCTTTTAAAACCAGCATCAGTAAAGTCTGGGTGGCCGACCTTGGCAATGGGAAGTATAAAAACCCGGTTTTGAACGCTGATTATTCAGATCCCGATGCAATTCGGGTAGGCGATGATTATTATATGATTGCCTCTAGTTTTGATGGCGTACCTGGTTTACCGATCCTTCATTCCAAAGATCTGGTCAATTGGTCAATCATCGGCCATGCCTTAATCCGCCAAATTCCGGAAGCTCATTTCTCGAAAACGCAGCATGGAAATGGGGTCTGGGCACCCGCGATTCGCTATCATAAAGGGGAGTTTTATATTTATTACCCAGATCCGGACTTTGGGATATACTTAATAAAAGCGAAAGATCCGCGTGAAGCATGGTCTGCACCTGTTATGGTGGCCGAAGGTAAAGGACTGATTGATCCTTGTCCGCTTTGGGATGAGGATGGCAAAGTTTATCTGGCTTACGCTTATGCTGGTAGTCGGGCAGGAATTAAAAGTGTGCTGGCGGTTAAAAGGCTCAATGAAGCCGGAGATCAGGCAATTGATCCGGGGCAATTGGTTTATGACGGGCATGAAGATGATCCAACGATAGAGGGCCCTAAGTTTTATAAACGAAACGGTTACTATTACTTATTTGCACCAGCAGGAGGTGTTGCTACGGGATGGCAGCTCGTATTGCGTTCTAAAAATGTTTATGGTCCTTATGAAAGAAAAGTCGTGATGGATCAGGGGAAATCTCCAATAAACGGCCCTCATCAGGGGGCTTGGGTAGACACGCCTGGCGGTGAAGATTGGTTCTTGCATTTCCAGGATAAGGGGCCTTATGGTCGTGTGGTACATTTGCAGCCGATGAAATGGGTTAAAGACTGGCCAGTAATCGGTATGGATGCTGGGGGAACGGGGATTGGAACTCCAGTTTTGGAATATAAGAAGCCGGCTGTGGCTAAGGTTTATCCAATTTCTACGCCAGCAGAAAGCGATGAGTTTAATGAAAATAGGATGGGCCTTCAATGGCAATGGCAGGCAAACCCTCAAGCAACCTGGGCATTTATGAATCCTGGAAAAGGGAGCATAAGGCTTTTCACACAAACGGGGCCGGAAGAAATGAACAATTACTGGGAGGTGCCCAATCTGCTTTTACAAAAATTCCCGGCAGAAGCGTTTATGGCTACGGCAAAAATTACATTCAATGCGAGTGTAAAATTGGAAGAAGAAAAAGTGGGGTTGATCATCATGGGTAGAAGCTATGCTAATCTGGCTTTGAAAAGCAACAAAGGGATCCTCTCTTTGGTGTATACGAGTTGTATGGATGCAGCTAGAGGAAAAAAGGAACAGGAGATCAAGATTGCGGACTGGAAAGAGGGATTGGCAAAAGAAAAGATGAAAGGAAATTTTATACCTCCAATCAGTCATGTTCAGGCAGAGGATGTCTATTTGCGCGTTCAGGTAAAGGAGGGAGCGGTATGTACCTTTAGCTACAGCCTTGATGGCAAAACTTTTAAGCCGATTCCGGGGTCTTTCCAGGCAGAAGAAGGGCAGTGGATAGGTGCAAAAATGGGCCTTTTTGCGGTTAAAAAAGGAAAAAGCAATGATTCCGGATATGCTGATGTGGATTGGTTCCGTGTAGAATCGATTAAATAG
- a CDS encoding pectinesterase family protein, translating into MGASKKLILLLLLFSICFETKAQDQKKVQKIARSFTVSKDGAADFQTIQSAINAVRDFSDSVVTIHIKKGIYKEKLIVPSWKTKVFLVGEDSSNTVISNGDYSGKEGFNTYNSYTLLVQGNDFRAERLTIENSAGSVGQAVALHTEGDRMVVKNCRILGNQDTLFPAVDTSRQYYLDCYIEGTTDFIFGAATVVFERCHIHSKKNSYITAASTTAAQRYGFVFIDCKLTAAAGIEKVYLGRPWRPYANTVFINTEMGPHILPAGWRAWNENDNHKCSYYAEYGSKGPGGLINGRIEWSKQLSKKELKAYTLVKIFSGNSLWKPKQ; encoded by the coding sequence ATGGGTGCCAGCAAAAAACTAATCTTATTGCTCTTGTTGTTTAGTATTTGTTTTGAAACGAAAGCACAGGATCAGAAAAAGGTTCAAAAGATCGCGAGATCTTTTACTGTCAGTAAAGATGGTGCTGCTGATTTTCAAACGATTCAGTCGGCCATCAATGCGGTACGGGATTTCTCTGATTCTGTAGTCACGATTCACATTAAAAAAGGAATTTACAAAGAGAAACTGATTGTGCCTTCCTGGAAAACGAAGGTTTTTCTAGTAGGAGAAGATTCCTCTAATACGGTGATCTCTAATGGTGATTATTCGGGTAAGGAGGGTTTTAATACTTATAATTCCTATACGTTATTGGTTCAGGGAAATGATTTCAGGGCTGAACGACTGACGATTGAAAATAGCGCAGGATCGGTTGGTCAAGCGGTTGCGTTACATACGGAGGGGGATCGGATGGTGGTTAAGAATTGCCGGATATTAGGGAATCAGGATACACTTTTCCCTGCTGTAGATACCAGCAGACAGTATTATCTAGACTGTTATATCGAAGGGACCACTGATTTTATCTTTGGTGCCGCAACTGTCGTTTTTGAACGTTGTCATATTCATAGTAAGAAAAACTCCTACATCACCGCTGCTTCAACCACAGCGGCACAACGCTACGGTTTTGTGTTTATTGATTGTAAGCTAACTGCTGCTGCTGGTATAGAGAAAGTATATCTTGGCAGGCCATGGCGTCCTTATGCAAACACTGTATTTATAAATACTGAGATGGGGCCCCATATTTTACCTGCGGGTTGGCGGGCCTGGAATGAGAACGATAATCACAAGTGCAGCTATTATGCCGAATATGGATCGAAAGGTCCGGGAGGGCTGATTAATGGAAGAATCGAATGGTCGAAGCAATTGTCAAAGAAAGAATTGAAAGCATACACATTAGTGAAGATATTTTCAGGAAATAGTTTATGGAAGCCGAAACAATAA
- a CDS encoding tagaturonate reductase has protein sequence MILSKNTLSGMGSAKLIVPDQRHFNLPERVLQFGTGVLLRGLPDYFINKANLIGAFNGRIAVVKSTSKGDTSAFIKQDSLYTICVRGIEKGEKIKENIVSSAISRVLTADKDWDSILDIAVSKDLRLIVSNTTEVGIQLVKEAVQQGSPSSFPAKLLAVLYARFKALASETDEYDLVVIATELIPDNGKKLEAIVFELADYQGLETEFVVWLRQHIHFCNSLVDRIVPGKPDAAVLKELEEELGYTDQLLIMAEPYRLWAIEGGPTVERLLGLTGIDEGIIVKPDIEIYRELKVRLLNGSHTLAAAIAFLSGIPTVAEAMTAAPLKRYITKVMQKEIAPAIPYEVAVALSAAFADSVIDRFANPFIAHSWINITFQYTMKIKIRVIPVLLNYYKKYHQVPTNIALGFAAYLVFMRVSRASSNGQYFGAYQGREYQITDDQVAYFHEKSRLSPDEYVQQVLADAGLWGADLSGLPGLKETIAEQYKLILTSGMKEALQQSEKHLQSN, from the coding sequence ATGATACTATCCAAAAACACCTTAAGTGGTATGGGATCAGCGAAGCTAATCGTTCCTGATCAAAGGCATTTTAACCTTCCTGAAAGGGTCTTACAATTTGGAACTGGCGTACTATTACGTGGCCTCCCAGATTATTTTATCAATAAAGCAAACCTTATTGGTGCGTTTAATGGTAGGATTGCGGTGGTAAAATCGACTAGCAAAGGAGATACCAGCGCTTTTATAAAACAAGATAGTTTATACACGATATGTGTCAGAGGAATTGAAAAAGGAGAGAAAATAAAAGAAAACATTGTTTCTTCAGCGATCAGCCGTGTGTTAACGGCAGATAAAGATTGGGATAGTATTTTAGATATAGCGGTTAGCAAAGATTTAAGGCTCATCGTTTCTAATACAACTGAGGTTGGGATACAGTTGGTTAAGGAAGCTGTTCAGCAAGGTTCACCTAGCTCATTTCCCGCGAAATTGCTGGCGGTGTTGTATGCGAGATTTAAAGCTTTAGCAAGCGAAACAGATGAATATGATTTGGTGGTCATCGCCACAGAACTGATTCCAGATAACGGAAAAAAGCTGGAGGCGATCGTGTTTGAATTGGCCGATTACCAAGGTTTGGAAACGGAATTTGTGGTTTGGTTGAGGCAACATATACATTTTTGTAATTCATTGGTAGATAGAATTGTGCCGGGAAAACCTGATGCAGCGGTACTGAAAGAATTGGAGGAGGAGTTGGGTTATACCGATCAACTGTTGATTATGGCCGAACCTTATCGCCTCTGGGCAATTGAAGGAGGGCCAACAGTAGAAAGGTTGCTTGGCTTAACAGGCATTGACGAAGGCATTATTGTAAAACCTGATATTGAGATTTACAGAGAGCTGAAAGTAAGGTTGTTAAATGGATCGCATACTCTTGCGGCGGCAATTGCTTTTCTTTCTGGCATTCCAACAGTGGCTGAAGCGATGACAGCAGCACCTTTAAAAAGATACATTACAAAAGTGATGCAAAAGGAAATTGCCCCTGCAATTCCTTATGAGGTAGCCGTAGCGTTGTCTGCTGCTTTCGCAGATAGTGTGATTGATCGTTTTGCAAATCCTTTCATTGCACATTCCTGGATCAATATAACCTTCCAGTACACGATGAAAATCAAAATCCGTGTGATTCCGGTGTTACTGAATTACTATAAGAAGTACCATCAGGTTCCGACAAACATTGCCCTTGGTTTTGCTGCGTATCTTGTGTTTATGCGGGTAAGCAGGGCTTCTTCAAACGGACAGTACTTTGGGGCATATCAAGGTAGAGAGTATCAGATTACTGATGACCAAGTAGCTTATTTCCATGAAAAAAGTAGGTTGTCACCGGACGAGTATGTGCAGCAGGTACTGGCGGATGCCGGGTTATGGGGAGCAGATTTGTCTGGGTTACCTGGTTTAAAAGAAACAATAGCAGAACAATATAAACTGATTTTAACTTCAGGAATGAAGGAAGCATTACAGCAATCAGAAAAACATTTACAAAGCAATTAA
- a CDS encoding glycoside hydrolase family 28 protein — MNKINPMFWSLSMVLLLWNPIVSNAQVSSKEQQYSFDNLPTIKGTSFKKDTINILSYGAKNDGITLNTKSINSAIQAMSKKGGGVVVIPAGLWLSGPVELKSNVNLHLQKNSLLQFTKDFKQYELVKGNWEGFPQMRNQSPIWANDQVNIAITGFGIIDGGGDAWRMVKRDKLTESQWKKLLASGGLVSENKKIWYPSALTMKGSTMKDPGKISADKTPEFYESIKDFLRPNLMVLYRCKQILLEGVTFQNSPAWNLHPLMSEDITVRNIYVKNPWYAQNGDGIDIESCKNVLIEGSTFDVGDDGICIKSGRDAAGRERGVPTENVIIRNSTVYHAHGGFVIGSEMSGGAKNIFISDCTFIGTDIGLRFKTTRGRGGVVENIYAKNINMKDIAGEAILFDMYYAAVDPVPLTGEQRTAPKVELLPVTEETPIFRKFYIENVVCDGAAKAVFVRGLPEMSISDIYLNHLVMKADEGVDIQEAKNIQLTNVHLDIPKAKPLLYVQNGKSVYFKNIDYTNAELLIRVSGDQNKDLKMSGTATAKAKALSEFTHDAKPVVLEIKK; from the coding sequence ATGAACAAGATTAACCCTATGTTCTGGTCTTTATCTATGGTGCTTTTGTTATGGAACCCAATCGTTTCCAATGCACAAGTTTCCAGCAAAGAACAGCAATATTCATTTGACAACTTACCGACAATAAAAGGAACATCATTTAAAAAAGATACGATCAATATTCTTAGCTATGGTGCCAAAAATGATGGCATCACCTTAAATACTAAAAGCATCAATTCGGCGATCCAGGCTATGAGCAAAAAAGGTGGGGGTGTTGTGGTCATCCCTGCTGGCTTATGGCTGAGTGGACCTGTGGAGTTGAAAAGCAATGTGAACCTACATTTACAGAAGAATTCCCTATTGCAATTTACCAAGGATTTCAAACAGTATGAACTGGTGAAAGGGAATTGGGAAGGATTCCCTCAAATGCGCAATCAATCTCCAATCTGGGCAAATGACCAGGTAAATATTGCCATCACTGGTTTTGGAATTATTGATGGTGGTGGTGATGCCTGGAGAATGGTTAAGAGAGATAAACTGACAGAAAGCCAATGGAAGAAATTATTGGCTTCGGGTGGTTTAGTCAGTGAGAATAAAAAAATCTGGTACCCTTCGGCATTGACAATGAAAGGATCAACTATGAAGGATCCTGGAAAAATCAGTGCTGATAAAACCCCGGAGTTCTATGAAAGCATTAAAGACTTTTTACGTCCCAATTTAATGGTATTGTACCGTTGCAAGCAGATCTTGCTGGAAGGTGTGACTTTCCAGAACTCTCCGGCATGGAACCTTCATCCATTAATGAGTGAAGACATTACCGTTAGAAATATATACGTTAAAAACCCATGGTATGCACAGAATGGGGATGGAATAGACATCGAGTCCTGTAAAAACGTATTAATTGAAGGCAGTACTTTTGACGTAGGAGATGATGGAATATGTATTAAATCCGGTCGCGATGCTGCGGGAAGAGAACGTGGAGTTCCAACAGAAAATGTAATCATCAGAAACAGCACGGTTTATCATGCGCATGGTGGTTTTGTGATTGGCAGTGAAATGTCTGGAGGTGCTAAAAACATCTTTATCTCTGACTGTACTTTTATTGGCACTGACATCGGTTTGCGCTTCAAAACTACCAGAGGAAGAGGTGGGGTTGTGGAAAATATCTACGCTAAAAATATCAATATGAAAGATATAGCTGGAGAAGCGATTCTTTTTGACATGTATTATGCTGCGGTTGATCCGGTTCCTTTAACAGGCGAGCAACGTACAGCGCCTAAAGTAGAATTATTACCTGTTACAGAAGAAACACCAATATTCAGAAAGTTTTATATCGAGAATGTCGTTTGCGATGGGGCGGCGAAAGCTGTATTTGTACGAGGATTGCCGGAGATGAGTATTAGTGATATCTATCTTAATCATCTAGTGATGAAAGCTGACGAAGGTGTTGATATACAGGAGGCTAAAAATATACAATTGACGAATGTGCATTTGGATATACCAAAAGCAAAGCCATTATTGTATGTGCAAAACGGGAAATCTGTTTATTTCAAAAATATAGACTATACTAATGCAGAATTACTGATCCGCGTTTCCGGAGACCAGAATAAAGACCTTAAAATGTCTGGTACCGCAACTGCTAAGGCCAAGGCCCTTTCGGAATTTACGCATGATGCTAAACCAGTGGTACTGGAAATAAAGAAATAG
- the pelA gene encoding pectate lyase, with translation MKRLIFALLPVLLSSCAVAQNLSGAASKLDSTAEKMLVYQRSVGGWPKAIGKVPIDYDQPLSMQLRLAIKADSLHDDATIDNKATTKELRYLVKAYLNTQNPAYLAAVKKGVNYLFKAQYENGGWPQYFPDHHLYRAQITYNDNAMVNVLNIMQDLAEGKEGFELLPEKERQRALAAIEKGISCILKTQVLQDGKLTVWCAQYDQNTLKPAQARAFEPISLSGMESVYIVEFLMRQKHPSAAIVTSVKSAIAWFQKSKIEGYNFVFIKDPNQVGGKDRVLKPDASSVIWARFYDITSNTPIFTGRESIPKKTLTEIEVERRTGYAWYGKWPANLMDKKYPAWLKKL, from the coding sequence ATGAAAAGATTAATATTCGCTCTTTTACCTGTTTTGCTGAGTTCTTGCGCAGTGGCGCAGAACCTCAGCGGGGCAGCTTCAAAACTGGACAGTACTGCAGAAAAAATGTTGGTTTATCAGCGTAGTGTAGGTGGCTGGCCAAAAGCTATTGGAAAGGTACCAATTGATTATGACCAGCCGCTTTCTATGCAGCTTCGACTAGCGATTAAAGCGGATTCTTTACATGATGATGCGACCATTGACAATAAAGCAACTACCAAAGAGCTACGCTATTTAGTGAAAGCCTATCTGAATACTCAAAATCCAGCTTACCTTGCTGCGGTAAAGAAGGGGGTCAATTACCTTTTTAAAGCACAATATGAAAATGGCGGATGGCCACAGTATTTCCCAGATCATCACTTATACCGCGCTCAAATCACCTATAACGATAATGCTATGGTGAATGTGTTGAATATCATGCAGGATCTGGCAGAGGGAAAAGAAGGGTTTGAATTATTGCCGGAAAAGGAACGTCAGCGTGCGTTGGCAGCTATTGAAAAAGGTATTTCCTGTATTTTAAAGACACAGGTGCTACAGGATGGAAAGTTAACCGTATGGTGTGCGCAATATGATCAGAATACTTTAAAACCAGCTCAGGCACGTGCATTTGAGCCGATTTCACTGAGTGGCATGGAGTCGGTATATATCGTGGAATTCTTAATGCGTCAGAAACACCCTTCTGCCGCAATCGTCACATCGGTAAAATCTGCTATAGCATGGTTTCAAAAGTCTAAAATTGAGGGTTATAATTTTGTATTCATCAAAGACCCTAATCAAGTTGGAGGTAAGGATCGCGTGTTGAAGCCGGATGCTTCGAGTGTGATCTGGGCTAGGTTTTATGACATTACAAGCAATACACCTATCTTCACGGGCAGGGAAAGTATTCCTAAAAAGACACTAACCGAGATTGAAGTGGAAAGACGTACAGGTTACGCCTGGTACGGTAAATGGCCTGCAAATCTGATGGATAAGAAATACCCGGCATGGTTAAAAAAGCTTTAA
- a CDS encoding alpha/beta hydrolase family protein, translating into MVKKALSTVGLVFFVMAFSCAQKPFDVLDWKGEASLNTYLIATMTAQYEARRSMLDAAKGSKDATLLYQAKVRAGIDGVIKGFPPKSALNPKISGTIIQPDYRIEKIIYESFKDHHVTANLYLPIGKGPFPAVLMFCGHEDAGKATPSYQQAAILFAKNGFVVFVIDPISQSERHQFLDEGGKPQTKGGTTEHTLLNQSANLLGSSVAVYELFDNMRGLDYLCTRKEVDTSRIGCIGNSGGGMHVIYFAAMDARVKVLAPCSYLASRARTLAMTGPADGCAQVPGEGEAQLEMSDYLIAAAPKPLLILAGEYDFIDYQGTLESYRDLKQVYLDLGAQDQLKLFSYADGHGLSKPKREAAVTWFRQHFYNDGTPVKEGDMEVLRAEKLFASPNGYLQSIYPNERGLAEYHLSLYHDLDSQRTAFSRQDQMVKRSKIKQLLALPSGKLKVESFVVDSLWQNGLKFYKIMLRSPGEIPLPLLLLKPTGAVKQVLIWAAEAGKESLTRDPASLKQYLDQGFALVLPDLRGMGETKDKDALNDPKYQNKEYRNAMFALHIGKPLAGQRVYDLLCLVQFIKTNPYFANGAGAAEGEAIKDDSFAAKKIMIRSNGLLNVPVMHAAFLEPAIVQLDLYQGIPSYLSRLQNPLQKDGYSELIPGVLAYYDLPDLIRWLSPIPVNFFK; encoded by the coding sequence ATGGTTAAAAAAGCTTTAAGTACAGTTGGGCTGGTCTTTTTTGTTATGGCATTCAGTTGTGCTCAAAAGCCATTTGATGTGCTAGATTGGAAGGGGGAGGCCAGCTTAAATACTTACCTCATCGCGACAATGACTGCTCAATATGAAGCGCGGAGAAGCATGTTGGATGCCGCTAAAGGGTCTAAGGATGCCACACTTCTTTATCAGGCGAAAGTGAGGGCTGGTATTGATGGTGTAATCAAAGGATTTCCTCCTAAATCGGCGTTAAATCCGAAGATCTCAGGAACTATAATACAGCCGGATTATCGGATTGAAAAGATCATTTACGAAAGTTTTAAGGACCATCATGTGACTGCAAACCTTTATCTGCCAATAGGTAAAGGACCTTTTCCGGCCGTATTGATGTTCTGTGGTCATGAAGATGCCGGAAAGGCAACTCCATCTTATCAGCAAGCTGCCATTCTTTTTGCAAAGAATGGTTTTGTTGTTTTTGTGATAGATCCGATTTCACAGTCGGAAAGACATCAATTCCTGGATGAAGGAGGTAAGCCTCAAACTAAAGGAGGAACAACAGAACATACGCTGCTCAATCAATCTGCTAATCTTTTAGGAAGTTCTGTCGCTGTATATGAGCTTTTCGACAATATGCGTGGGCTGGATTACCTCTGTACAAGAAAAGAAGTGGATACTTCCAGGATTGGCTGTATAGGCAATAGTGGTGGAGGCATGCATGTGATCTATTTTGCAGCGATGGACGCCCGTGTAAAAGTACTTGCTCCTTGTAGTTATTTGGCAAGCAGAGCGCGTACCCTAGCCATGACCGGGCCTGCAGACGGCTGCGCACAAGTGCCTGGGGAGGGCGAAGCACAACTGGAAATGAGCGACTACCTGATTGCGGCAGCACCTAAGCCTTTGTTGATATTGGCTGGGGAATACGATTTTATTGACTATCAGGGAACTCTGGAGTCTTATAGGGACCTTAAACAGGTATATTTGGATTTGGGTGCTCAGGATCAATTGAAGCTTTTTAGCTACGCAGATGGTCATGGTCTGTCTAAGCCTAAAAGAGAGGCTGCTGTGACTTGGTTTCGCCAGCATTTTTACAATGATGGTACTCCGGTAAAAGAGGGAGATATGGAGGTTCTGCGAGCAGAAAAATTATTCGCTAGTCCGAATGGATACCTCCAGTCTATCTATCCGAATGAACGAGGTTTGGCGGAGTATCATCTTTCTTTATACCATGACTTAGACTCGCAAAGAACTGCTTTTTCCAGGCAGGATCAGATGGTTAAACGCAGCAAAATCAAACAATTATTGGCTTTGCCTTCTGGTAAATTAAAAGTAGAGAGTTTTGTGGTTGACTCTTTGTGGCAGAATGGATTAAAGTTTTATAAAATAATGCTCAGAAGTCCGGGGGAAATCCCTTTGCCTTTATTGTTGCTAAAGCCGACTGGCGCGGTTAAACAGGTTTTGATTTGGGCAGCCGAGGCTGGTAAAGAAAGTCTGACGAGGGATCCTGCTTCATTAAAGCAGTACCTGGATCAGGGCTTTGCGTTGGTGCTGCCGGATTTGAGGGGGATGGGGGAAACTAAGGATAAGGATGCTTTAAATGACCCTAAATATCAAAACAAAGAATACAGAAATGCAATGTTTGCGCTGCACATTGGAAAGCCACTAGCTGGGCAACGGGTTTATGATTTACTTTGCTTAGTTCAGTTTATTAAAACCAATCCATATTTTGCGAATGGAGCTGGGGCTGCTGAGGGAGAAGCTATAAAAGACGACTCATTTGCGGCTAAAAAGATAATGATTCGCAGTAATGGCTTGTTAAATGTTCCAGTAATGCATGCTGCCTTTCTGGAACCGGCCATTGTTCAGCTTGATTTATATCAAGGGATTCCTTCTTACCTTAGCAGGTTACAAAATCCCTTACAAAAGGACGGATATAGTGAACTGATTCCGGGTGTGCTCGCGTATTATGACCTTCCGGATTTGATCCGCTGGTTGTCGCCAATACCCGTGAATTTCTTTAAATAA
- a CDS encoding glycoside hydrolase family 88 protein, with protein MKITWINTAAALLLLQASCSSVASAQANKPLSARMAATVMEIWADSLNLNPEQPKPVKWAYDQGVILEGIDGLWKRTGKGEYFKYMQKSMDFFVTKDGVIQRYKPQDYNIDNIKNGRSLLTLYKVTGQMKYFKAATTLREQLKGHPRTKDGGFWHKKIYPSQMWLDGLYMGQPFYAEYAALVGDQAAFDDIANQFILMEKYSKDPKTGLLYHGWDESKEQKWANQVTGQSPNFWGRAMGWYAMALVDALEYFPKDHPKRKELQEILNRTAIAIKKYQDPKSGLWYDILDKPNTKGNYPEASASAMFVYSLAKGVRTGNLSSEYLAVAEKGYRGMDKVFVEQVSADRVNLRGTVSVSGLGGKPYRDGSFAYYMSEPVITNDPKGVGAFLLAANEMEWAESAKPGQGKTVLLDNYFNHEIKKDQSGNDLSWHYKWAERANGGFSMWGGIFERNGFKTKELDEGPTLKNLSDAAVYIIVDPDTEKESPKPNYIEANHIKDLTAWVKAGGLLILMANDTGNTELDHFNQLAKPFGIQFNKDSKGRVNKNEYETARIDIPARNSIFKNSKQLFVKEFSSLLLSSPAVVIVKDSAGNNVIATSRYGKGTVFVIGDPWLYNEYVDGRKLPADYDNFAAATDLVQWLSQQLPSNLTK; from the coding sequence ATGAAAATAACCTGGATAAATACTGCAGCTGCTTTGCTACTCCTGCAGGCAAGCTGTTCTTCTGTAGCCAGTGCTCAGGCGAATAAACCGCTCTCAGCACGTATGGCGGCTACAGTAATGGAAATATGGGCAGATTCACTTAACCTCAATCCTGAGCAGCCTAAGCCTGTAAAATGGGCTTATGACCAAGGGGTGATCCTGGAAGGGATTGATGGGCTTTGGAAAAGAACTGGAAAAGGTGAATACTTTAAATATATGCAGAAAAGCATGGACTTTTTTGTAACGAAAGACGGTGTAATTCAGCGCTATAAGCCACAGGATTATAACATTGATAACATCAAGAATGGTCGGTCGCTGCTGACTCTATACAAAGTGACCGGTCAGATGAAATATTTTAAAGCGGCTACCACATTAAGGGAGCAGCTGAAAGGTCATCCTAGAACCAAAGACGGTGGTTTTTGGCATAAAAAGATTTATCCTAGTCAGATGTGGCTCGATGGCTTGTACATGGGACAGCCTTTTTATGCGGAATATGCCGCTTTAGTAGGTGATCAGGCTGCTTTTGACGACATTGCGAATCAGTTTATCCTGATGGAGAAATATAGTAAAGATCCGAAGACTGGCTTGCTTTATCATGGATGGGATGAATCTAAAGAACAGAAATGGGCTAATCAGGTAACGGGACAATCGCCTAATTTCTGGGGCAGGGCAATGGGTTGGTATGCCATGGCTTTAGTAGACGCATTGGAATATTTCCCTAAGGATCATCCTAAACGGAAAGAGCTTCAGGAGATTTTAAATAGGACAGCCATAGCGATTAAAAAATATCAGGATCCTAAAAGTGGGCTCTGGTATGATATCCTGGACAAACCGAATACGAAAGGAAACTATCCCGAAGCATCTGCTTCGGCAATGTTTGTGTATAGCCTGGCTAAAGGGGTAAGGACTGGTAATTTGTCTAGTGAATATCTTGCTGTTGCAGAGAAAGGTTATCGTGGTATGGATAAGGTGTTTGTAGAGCAGGTTTCCGCGGATAGGGTAAACCTGAGAGGTACCGTTAGTGTCTCTGGTTTAGGTGGTAAACCTTACCGTGATGGCAGTTTTGCTTATTACATGAGCGAGCCGGTCATCACTAATGACCCTAAAGGTGTTGGCGCATTTTTACTGGCTGCAAATGAAATGGAATGGGCTGAATCAGCAAAACCTGGTCAGGGAAAAACGGTGCTGCTTGACAATTACTTTAACCATGAGATAAAGAAAGACCAAAGTGGAAACGACCTTTCCTGGCATTATAAATGGGCAGAGCGCGCAAATGGCGGTTTTTCTATGTGGGGCGGTATCTTTGAAAGGAATGGTTTTAAAACCAAAGAGTTAGATGAAGGGCCGACTTTAAAAAACCTCAGCGATGCTGCAGTATACATTATTGTTGACCCGGATACCGAAAAAGAAAGCCCAAAACCGAACTATATTGAGGCGAATCATATCAAAGACCTGACCGCGTGGGTGAAAGCAGGGGGGCTATTGATATTGATGGCAAATGATACTGGAAATACGGAATTGGATCATTTTAATCAACTGGCTAAACCTTTCGGTATTCAGTTCAATAAGGACAGTAAAGGGCGGGTAAATAAGAACGAATATGAAACGGCAAGGATCGATATTCCTGCAAGAAATTCTATCTTCAAAAACTCAAAGCAGTTGTTTGTGAAGGAGTTTAGTAGTCTTTTATTAAGTAGTCCTGCAGTAGTAATTGTAAAGGATAGTGCCGGGAATAATGTCATTGCAACTTCTAGATATGGCAAAGGAACAGTCTTCGTAATCGGAGATCCCTGGTTGTATAATGAGTATGTAGACGGTAGAAAGTTGCCCGCCGACTATGATAATTTTGCTGCAGCAACAGACCTGGTTCAATGGCTTAGTCAGCAGTTACCTTCTAATTTAACAAAATGA